The Caldilineales bacterium genome has a segment encoding these proteins:
- a CDS encoding CBS domain-containing protein has protein sequence MRPHLVREIMSQPAITIAWDRSILAASGLMESNNIRRLPVVDEDGLLIGIVSLGDVREAMSVYQTANPYAPDSDDILLAVDEIMTTPAITVGPDARLLDVVRLMLEHKIGGVPVVDEVGHPAGMVTESDLFRLMIDLWEQDE, from the coding sequence ATGCGTCCGCATCTTGTGCGCGAGATCATGTCGCAACCTGCCATCACCATCGCCTGGGATCGCTCGATCCTGGCGGCGTCGGGTCTGATGGAGTCGAACAACATCCGCCGGCTGCCGGTGGTGGACGAGGATGGGCTACTGATCGGCATCGTCAGCCTGGGCGATGTGCGCGAAGCCATGTCGGTCTATCAGACGGCCAATCCCTACGCGCCTGACTCCGATGACATCCTCCTGGCGGTGGATGAAATCATGACCACCCCCGCCATCACCGTCGGCCCAGACGCCCGTCTGCTCGATGTCGTCCGCCTGATGCTAGAGCACAAGATCGGCGGCGTCCCGGTGGTGGACGAGGTCGGGCATCCCGCGGGCATGGTCACAGAATCCGACCTCTTCCGGTTGATGATCGATCTTTGGGAACAGGACGAGTAG
- a CDS encoding CBS domain-containing protein: protein MLVRDVMTPKPITIGPQQSIGAALARMRRGNFRRLPVVENGKLVGIVTDRDLRLAMNSPYVLREGWYDTYLMEHIEVRTCMTPNPVVVAPTCDLIEAVHLMRSQKFGGLPVVEDGALVGIVTETDLLDCLIRLLEQQATPAKAPPA from the coding sequence ATGCTTGTTCGCGATGTCATGACGCCCAAACCGATCACCATCGGCCCGCAGCAATCCATCGGTGCTGCCCTGGCGCGGATGCGCCGCGGCAATTTCCGCCGCCTGCCGGTGGTGGAAAACGGCAAGCTGGTGGGGATTGTCACCGACCGCGACTTGCGACTGGCCATGAACTCGCCCTATGTGCTACGGGAAGGCTGGTACGACACCTATCTGATGGAACACATCGAGGTGCGAACGTGCATGACGCCCAACCCGGTGGTTGTGGCGCCCACCTGCGATCTGATCGAGGCCGTCCATCTCATGCGCAGCCAGAAGTTCGGCGGTCTGCCCGTGGTGGAAGACGGCGCCCTCGTTGGCATTGTCACCGAAACCGACCTGCTCGACTGCCTGATCCGGCTCCTGGAGCAACAGGCGACGCCGGCCAAAGCGCCACCAGCCTGA